One genomic region from Haloarcula taiwanensis encodes:
- a CDS encoding oligoendopeptidase F, whose translation MSSVPARSDIDEAYKWDLESLYASDEDWEAAYEEAEELIEDLSAYEGRATEDAATLLKTLETYEELMRTVSNVAAYARMRKDEDTTDDTYQALTARSQSLSSEASSAASFLDPELQDLDYDDIEAMIDAEPALEPYEHYFDDVLRMKDHTRSAEVENLLAELGEVTGAPGEVYNMLANADMEFPTVEDPDGDQQPITLNNFTTLQKHPDREFRQRVYEAFYDEWETVRNAVGTAYKNAVKTDVKMANARNYDTAREAALDGPNVPVEVYDTLVDTVHDNLDTLHRHADLKRESIGADELRMWDLYVPLVQEESPEIEYEQACEYVTEAVAPLGDEYQSRLAEGLDSRWVDVYETEHKQSGAYSGGTYDSQPFILMNYQDDVESMYTLAHELGHSMHSEYTSEEQPFVYSGYEIFVAEVASTVNETLLTHHLLDTVADERLRRHILNEYLERFRSTLYRQTMFAEFEHRTHEMSEAGEPLTPDRLDDLYRELKGDYYEPAALDDRIAREWMRIPHFYRAFYVYQYATGISAAVALVDGILDEGEPAAQRYIDFLRSGSRQYPLELLRDAGVDMASPDPVESALSTYSDYLDEFAELL comes from the coding sequence ATGAGTTCGGTACCCGCACGGAGCGACATCGACGAGGCGTACAAGTGGGACCTCGAATCCCTCTACGCCAGCGACGAGGACTGGGAAGCCGCCTACGAAGAAGCGGAGGAACTAATCGAAGATCTGTCGGCCTACGAGGGGCGGGCCACCGAGGACGCCGCCACCCTGCTGAAGACCCTGGAAACCTACGAGGAACTGATGCGGACGGTGTCGAACGTCGCCGCCTACGCCCGGATGCGCAAGGACGAGGACACGACGGACGACACCTACCAGGCCCTGACCGCCCGCTCGCAGTCGCTGTCTTCGGAGGCCAGTTCTGCGGCCTCGTTCCTCGACCCGGAACTGCAGGACTTGGACTACGACGACATCGAGGCGATGATCGACGCGGAGCCGGCGCTGGAACCCTACGAGCACTACTTCGACGACGTGCTCCGGATGAAAGACCACACCCGCTCGGCCGAGGTCGAGAACCTGCTCGCGGAACTGGGCGAGGTCACCGGCGCGCCCGGCGAGGTGTACAACATGCTCGCCAACGCCGACATGGAGTTCCCGACCGTCGAAGACCCGGACGGCGACCAGCAGCCGATCACGCTCAACAACTTCACGACGCTGCAGAAACACCCCGACCGCGAGTTCCGCCAGCGTGTCTACGAGGCATTCTACGACGAGTGGGAGACCGTCCGCAATGCCGTCGGCACGGCCTACAAGAACGCCGTCAAGACCGACGTGAAGATGGCCAACGCCCGCAACTACGACACCGCCCGCGAGGCCGCGCTGGACGGCCCGAACGTCCCTGTCGAGGTGTACGACACGCTTGTCGACACCGTCCACGATAATCTCGATACGCTCCACCGCCACGCCGACCTCAAGCGAGAGTCTATCGGTGCGGATGAGCTTCGGATGTGGGACCTCTACGTCCCGCTCGTCCAAGAAGAATCGCCTGAAATCGAGTACGAACAGGCCTGTGAGTACGTCACCGAGGCCGTCGCGCCGCTGGGCGATGAGTACCAGTCGCGGCTGGCCGAAGGACTGGACTCGCGGTGGGTCGACGTCTACGAGACCGAGCACAAGCAGTCCGGCGCGTACTCCGGGGGCACCTACGACTCCCAGCCGTTCATCCTGATGAACTATCAGGACGACGTGGAGTCGATGTACACGCTGGCCCACGAACTCGGTCACTCGATGCATTCGGAGTACACCAGCGAGGAGCAGCCCTTCGTCTACTCCGGCTACGAGATCTTCGTCGCCGAGGTTGCCTCGACGGTCAACGAGACACTGCTGACCCACCATCTGCTGGACACCGTTGCGGACGAACGCCTGCGTCGCCACATCCTCAACGAGTATCTCGAACGGTTCCGCTCCACTCTCTATCGGCAGACGATGTTCGCCGAGTTCGAGCACCGAACCCACGAGATGTCCGAGGCCGGCGAGCCGCTGACGCCTGACCGACTGGACGACCTCTACCGGGAGCTGAAAGGCGACTACTATGAGCCCGCGGCGCTCGACGACCGCATCGCCCGCGAGTGGATGCGTATCCCACACTTCTACCGGGCGTTCTACGTCTACCAGTACGCGACGGGCATCTCGGCGGCCGTCGCGCTTGTCGACGGGATCCTCGATGAAGGCGAACCCGCTGCCCAGCGGTACATCGACTTCCTCCGGAGCGGCTCGCGGCAGTACCCGCTGGAACTGCTTCGCGATGCTGGCGTCGACATGGCCAGTCCCGACCCGGTCGAGTCCGCGCTCTCGACGTACAGCGACTATCTCGACGAGTTCGCCGAGCTGTTGTAG
- a CDS encoding tRNA pseudouridine(38-40) synthase TruA encodes MRAYRVAYDGRPYHGFQRQPDVDTVEGRLRSALVRLGVCERGGELPERYAAAGRTDAGVSARAQTVAFDAPSWLSPAAFNGELPDDIRVWASADVRDDFHATHDPAERSYTYYLYAPTDADRPGHDPVDDQRWAHAVDALAGTHDFHNLTSDDTGTERTVDIDWHRDGRFLIVRFTAGGFCRQLVRRLVSLAAAVADGSAPLSKVDRILSPDPVDGPDGVPPSPPEPLVLSDVCYPEVTFTRDEDAAADARAVFARRRATARTTARVADHITDGL; translated from the coding sequence ATGCGCGCCTATCGCGTGGCCTACGACGGTCGACCGTATCACGGGTTTCAACGCCAGCCCGATGTCGACACCGTCGAGGGTCGACTGCGCTCGGCGCTCGTTCGCCTCGGTGTCTGTGAGCGCGGCGGAGAGCTACCCGAACGGTACGCGGCCGCCGGCCGGACTGATGCTGGCGTCTCTGCGCGGGCACAGACCGTCGCCTTCGACGCCCCGTCGTGGCTCTCGCCGGCGGCGTTCAACGGCGAACTCCCGGACGACATTCGCGTGTGGGCAAGCGCTGACGTTCGCGACGACTTTCACGCGACCCACGACCCCGCTGAGCGCAGCTACACCTACTACCTGTACGCACCGACGGACGCCGACCGGCCCGGACACGACCCAGTCGACGACCAGCGGTGGGCCCACGCTGTCGATGCGCTCGCCGGGACACACGACTTTCACAACCTCACGTCCGACGACACCGGCACTGAGCGGACCGTGGACATCGACTGGCACCGGGACGGCCGGTTCCTCATCGTCCGCTTTACCGCCGGTGGGTTCTGCCGCCAGCTGGTCCGTCGCCTCGTCTCGCTCGCGGCGGCTGTCGCGGACGGCTCGGCCCCGCTGTCGAAGGTCGACCGCATCCTCTCGCCCGACCCCGTCGACGGCCCCGACGGCGTCCCGCCGTCCCCGCCCGAACCGCTCGTACTTTCGGACGTGTGCTACCCGGAGGTGACGTTCACCCGGGACGAGGACGCTGCCGCGGACGCACGAGCGGTCTTCGCGCGTCGGCGCGCGACCGCTCGAACAACTGCACGAGTCGCCGACCACATCACTGACGGACTGTAG